From a region of the Streptomyces venezuelae genome:
- a CDS encoding molybdenum cofactor biosynthesis protein MoaE, giving the protein MAPHFDHPGEQAAPDPIRLLQIRETALSIDEVFQAVGDDASGGTTLFVGTVRNHDGGADVDSLGYSCHPTAEAEMRRVAERVVAKYPVRALAAVHRVGDLAVGDLAVVVAVSCPHRGEAFEAARMLIDDLKHEVPIWKHQTFSDGTEEWVGAC; this is encoded by the coding sequence ATGGCACCGCACTTCGACCACCCCGGCGAGCAGGCCGCTCCGGACCCGATCCGGCTGCTCCAGATCCGCGAGACCGCCCTGTCGATCGACGAGGTCTTCCAGGCCGTCGGCGACGACGCGTCGGGCGGTACGACGCTCTTCGTCGGCACGGTGCGCAACCACGACGGCGGGGCGGACGTCGACTCGCTCGGCTACTCCTGCCATCCGACGGCCGAGGCCGAGATGCGCCGCGTCGCCGAGCGCGTCGTGGCCAAGTACCCGGTCCGCGCCCTGGCGGCCGTGCACCGCGTCGGCGACCTGGCCGTGGGCGACCTGGCGGTCGTCGTCGCCGTGTCCTGCCCGCACCGCGGCGAGGCCTTCGAGGCCGCCCGGATGCTCATCGACGACCTCAAGCACGAGGTCCCGATCTGGAAGCACCAGACCTTCAGCGACGGCACGGAGGAGTGGGTCGGCGCCTGCTGA
- a CDS encoding SDR family oxidoreductase, with product MHDDENSSEHGDGAHGVRQPRNPEGIRRRSPVIAVTGAASGVGAALVSRLASSEEVKQVVAIDERRGDCAAAQWHILDVRDPAIAEKLRGADVVVHLALDLDLETDPAARTAYNVRGTQTVLTAAAAAGVHRVVLCTSAMVYGALPDNDIPLSEDSELRATAEATGVGDLLEIERLGRRAPRAHPGLNVTVIRPAVLVGGTDTALTRYFESPRLLVVAGSRPTWQFCHVDDLVSALEYAALEKVEGELAVGCEGWLEQEEVEELSGIRRMELPSAVALGAAARLHRIGLTPSPAGDLAYTMHPWVVSVSGLHAAGWRPRWTNEEVLAELLQEVSGRHTVAGRRLGRRDAATAAGAAGATVALLGAAAAVRLARKRRGI from the coding sequence ATGCACGACGACGAAAACAGCTCCGAGCACGGTGACGGCGCCCACGGCGTTCGCCAGCCGCGAAACCCGGAGGGAATCCGCCGGCGCAGCCCGGTGATCGCCGTGACCGGCGCCGCCTCGGGAGTCGGCGCGGCCCTGGTGAGCCGCCTGGCCTCCTCCGAGGAGGTCAAGCAGGTCGTCGCCATCGACGAGCGACGGGGGGACTGCGCTGCCGCGCAGTGGCACATCCTCGACGTGCGGGACCCCGCGATCGCCGAGAAGCTGCGCGGGGCGGACGTCGTGGTCCACCTCGCGCTGGACCTCGACCTGGAGACCGACCCGGCCGCCCGTACGGCATACAACGTGCGCGGCACCCAGACCGTGCTGACGGCCGCCGCCGCGGCCGGCGTGCACCGGGTCGTGCTCTGCACCTCGGCGATGGTCTACGGGGCCCTGCCGGACAACGACATCCCGCTGTCGGAGGACTCCGAGCTGCGGGCCACCGCCGAGGCGACCGGTGTCGGCGACCTGCTGGAGATCGAGCGGCTCGGCCGCCGGGCCCCCCGCGCGCACCCCGGGCTGAACGTCACCGTGATCCGCCCGGCCGTCCTGGTCGGCGGCACGGACACCGCCCTGACCCGGTACTTCGAGTCCCCGCGGCTTCTCGTGGTGGCCGGGTCCCGTCCCACCTGGCAGTTCTGCCACGTGGACGACCTGGTCAGCGCCCTGGAGTACGCGGCCCTGGAAAAGGTCGAGGGCGAGCTGGCCGTCGGCTGCGAGGGATGGCTGGAGCAGGAGGAGGTCGAGGAGCTGAGCGGCATCCGCCGGATGGAGCTCCCCTCGGCGGTGGCCCTGGGAGCGGCGGCCCGGCTGCACCGGATCGGCCTGACCCCGTCCCCGGCCGGGGACCTCGCCTACACGATGCACCCGTGGGTCGTCAGCGTCAGCGGACTGCACGCGGCGGGCTGGCGGCCGCGCTGGACCAACGAGGAGGTGCTCGCCGAGCTCCTGCAGGAGGTCTCGGGCCGCCACACGGTCGCGGGCCGCCGGCTCGGCCGCCGGGACGCGGCCACGGCCGCCGGAGCGGCCGGCGCGACGGTGGCCCTGCTGGGCGCGGCCGCCGCGGTCCGCCTGGCGCGCAAGCGCCGCGGGATCTGA
- a CDS encoding PDZ domain-containing protein has protein sequence MPRRTATMLASTLVLFALLCAGVFIKVPYSEMSPGPTVNTLGDSHGAPVLSIAGRKTYPTSGHLNMTTVRVTGADYDMSLVEAVYGWLAGDNIVVPHENLYPNGKTEAESTQENAEEFSQSQQSAKVAALKQLGIPVTARVIVSTVVKDSPSEGRLHAGDVIKAVDGTAVTAPEDVAKLVTKHKPGEPVEFTIVPAKDAAEAAKSGGNDPATSKLTITAGKAEGDGHAIVGIRAGTDHAFPFTIDIKLADVGGPSAGLMFALGIVDKLTPEDLTGGKFVAGTGTIDDAGKVGPIGGIQMKTIGARQAGAEYFLTPAENCASAASHVPDGLTLVKVSTIDDATKALEKISKGDKAGLPSCTG, from the coding sequence ATGCCACGCCGCACCGCGACGATGCTCGCTTCCACCCTGGTGCTGTTCGCGCTGCTCTGCGCAGGGGTGTTCATCAAGGTCCCGTACTCCGAGATGAGCCCCGGCCCGACCGTGAACACGCTCGGGGACTCGCACGGCGCGCCCGTCCTCAGCATCGCGGGGCGCAAGACGTACCCGACCAGCGGTCACCTCAACATGACCACGGTCCGCGTCACCGGTGCGGACTACGACATGAGCCTGGTGGAAGCGGTCTACGGCTGGCTGGCCGGCGACAACATCGTCGTCCCGCACGAGAACCTCTACCCGAACGGGAAGACGGAGGCGGAGTCCACCCAGGAGAACGCCGAGGAGTTCAGCCAGTCGCAGCAGAGCGCCAAGGTGGCCGCCCTGAAGCAGCTCGGCATCCCGGTCACCGCACGGGTGATCGTCTCCACCGTGGTCAAGGACAGCCCCTCCGAGGGCCGGCTCCACGCCGGGGACGTGATCAAGGCCGTGGACGGGACCGCCGTCACCGCCCCCGAGGACGTCGCCAAGCTCGTCACCAAGCACAAGCCGGGTGAGCCGGTGGAGTTCACGATCGTCCCCGCCAAGGACGCGGCCGAGGCGGCGAAGTCCGGCGGAAACGACCCCGCCACCTCGAAGCTGACGATCACCGCGGGCAAGGCGGAGGGCGACGGTCACGCCATCGTCGGCATCCGGGCGGGCACCGACCACGCCTTCCCGTTCACGATCGACATCAAGCTCGCCGACGTCGGCGGCCCGAGCGCCGGGCTGATGTTCGCCCTCGGCATCGTCGACAAGCTCACGCCGGAGGACCTGACCGGCGGGAAGTTCGTCGCGGGCACCGGCACCATCGACGACGCGGGCAAGGTCGGCCCGATCGGCGGCATCCAGATGAAGACCATCGGTGCCCGCCAGGCCGGTGCCGAGTACTTCCTGACGCCCGCCGAGAACTGCGCCTCCGCGGCCTCCCACGTCCCCGACGGCCTCACGCTGGTCAAGGTGTCCACGATCGACGACGCCACGAAGGCACTGGAGAAGATCAGCAAGGGGGACAAGGCCGGGCTGCCGAGCTGCACCGGCTAG